One Streptomyces hundungensis DNA segment encodes these proteins:
- the trpB gene encoding tryptophan synthase subunit beta, with translation MSHENEFFVPDPEGQVPSAEGYFGAYGGKFIPEALVAAVDEVAVEYDKAKHDPAFAAELNELMVNYTGRPSALTEVPRFAEHAGGARVFLKREDLNHTGSHKINNVLGQALLTKRMGKTRVIAETGAGQHGVATATACALFGLDCTIYMGEIDTQRQALNVARMRMLGAEVIPVASGSRTLKDAINEAFRDWVANVDRTHYLFGTVAGPHPFPAMVRDFHRVIGVEARRQILQRAGRLPDAAVACVGGGSNAIGLFHAFIPDASVRLIGCEPAGHGVESGEHAATLTAGEPGILHGSRSYVLQDDEGQITEPYSISAGLDYPGIGPEHSYLKDIGRGEYHAVTDDAAMQALRLLSRTEGIIPAIESAHALAGALDVGKELGKDGLIVINLSGRGDKDMDTAARYFGLYGTDAEVAADAAGLAEIEGDAK, from the coding sequence ATGTCTCACGAGAACGAGTTCTTCGTACCCGACCCAGAGGGTCAAGTCCCCAGCGCCGAAGGGTACTTCGGCGCGTACGGCGGCAAATTCATCCCCGAGGCGCTGGTCGCCGCGGTCGACGAGGTCGCCGTCGAGTACGACAAGGCCAAGCACGACCCCGCCTTCGCCGCCGAGCTCAACGAGCTCATGGTCAACTACACCGGCCGGCCCAGCGCCCTGACCGAGGTGCCCCGCTTCGCCGAACACGCGGGCGGCGCCCGGGTGTTCCTCAAGCGCGAGGACCTCAACCACACCGGCTCGCACAAGATCAACAACGTGCTCGGCCAGGCGCTGCTCACCAAGCGCATGGGCAAGACCCGCGTCATCGCCGAGACCGGAGCGGGCCAGCACGGCGTCGCCACCGCCACCGCCTGCGCCCTGTTCGGCCTCGACTGCACCATCTACATGGGCGAGATCGACACCCAGCGCCAGGCCCTGAACGTCGCCCGGATGCGGATGCTCGGCGCTGAAGTCATCCCCGTCGCCTCCGGCAGCCGCACCCTGAAGGACGCCATCAACGAGGCGTTCCGCGACTGGGTCGCCAACGTCGACCGCACCCACTACCTCTTCGGGACGGTCGCCGGGCCGCACCCCTTCCCCGCGATGGTGCGCGACTTCCACCGGGTGATCGGCGTCGAGGCCCGCCGCCAGATCCTTCAGCGCGCGGGCCGGCTGCCCGACGCGGCGGTCGCCTGCGTGGGCGGCGGCTCGAACGCGATCGGCCTCTTCCACGCCTTCATCCCGGACGCCTCCGTACGCCTCATCGGCTGCGAGCCCGCCGGGCACGGCGTGGAGAGCGGGGAGCACGCGGCGACCCTGACCGCGGGCGAGCCCGGCATCCTGCACGGCTCACGCTCCTACGTCCTCCAGGACGACGAGGGCCAGATCACCGAGCCCTACTCGATCTCGGCGGGCCTGGACTACCCGGGCATCGGCCCCGAGCACTCCTACCTCAAGGACATCGGCCGCGGCGAGTACCACGCGGTCACCGATGACGCCGCGATGCAGGCGCTGCGGCTGCTCTCGCGCACCGAGGGCATCATCCCGGCGATCGAGTCGGCGCACGCGCTCGCGGGCGCGCTCGACGTCGGCAAGGAGCTCGGCAAGGACGGCCTGATCGTCATCAACCTGTCCGGCCGCGGCGACAAGGACATGGACACGGCCGCCCGCTACTTCGGCCTGTACGGCACCGACGCCGAGGTGGCCGCCGACGCCGCGGGCCTCGCCGAGATCGAGGGAGACGCCAAGTGA
- the rbsK gene encoding ribokinase: MTRITVLGSTNMDLVAYVTTAPRSGETVTGHEFRTIPGGKGANQAVAAARAGAEVAMIGAVGTDDFGRRLRATLEGSGVDIDLLRTTEGPTGTAHIVVDRDGANSIVVIPGANGSVTSLSHADRAVIAEARSLLLQLELPMSAVLEGAEVARRNGVRTILTPAPAQPLPSQLLAATDLLVPNEHEAATLTGISGDPQRAAEALLAQVPEVVITLGARGCLYASRAQSEPVAVLAPPVTAVDTTGAGDTFVGALAVALAEGRPMIDALTWASSAAALSVQRAGAATSMPYRGEIDA, encoded by the coding sequence ATGACCCGGATCACCGTGCTCGGCAGCACCAACATGGACCTCGTCGCCTACGTCACGACCGCGCCCCGCAGCGGCGAGACCGTCACGGGACACGAGTTCCGCACCATCCCCGGCGGCAAGGGCGCCAACCAGGCCGTCGCCGCCGCCCGGGCCGGGGCGGAGGTCGCGATGATCGGGGCGGTCGGCACGGACGACTTCGGCCGGCGGCTGCGCGCCACGCTCGAAGGCTCCGGCGTCGACATCGATCTGCTGCGCACCACCGAGGGACCCACCGGCACCGCCCACATCGTGGTCGACCGCGACGGGGCGAACTCGATCGTCGTCATCCCCGGCGCCAACGGATCGGTCACCTCGCTCAGCCACGCCGACCGCGCGGTGATCGCCGAGGCCCGGTCCCTGCTGCTCCAGCTGGAACTGCCGATGAGCGCGGTCCTTGAGGGCGCCGAGGTGGCCCGGCGCAACGGGGTCCGTACGATCCTGACCCCCGCGCCCGCCCAGCCGCTGCCCTCCCAACTCCTCGCCGCCACCGACCTGTTGGTGCCCAACGAGCACGAGGCCGCCACCCTCACCGGCATCTCGGGCGACCCCCAGCGCGCGGCCGAGGCGCTGCTCGCGCAGGTGCCGGAGGTCGTGATCACGCTGGGCGCGCGGGGCTGCCTGTACGCGTCCCGGGCGCAGTCGGAGCCGGTGGCCGTGCTGGCGCCGCCGGTCACCGCGGTGGACACGACGGGTGCGGGTGACACCTTCGTGGGCGCCCTCGCGGTGGCCCTCGCCGAGGGCCGCCCGATGATCGACGCGCTCACCTGGGCGTCCAGTGCGGCGGCGCTGTCGGTGCAGCGGGCGGGGGCGGCGACGTCCATGCCGTATCGGGGGGAGATCGACGCGTAG
- a CDS encoding anthranilate synthase component I has translation MDLDTFRKLAVDRRVIPVHRRLLADGDTPVGLYRKLAAERPGTFLLESAENGRSWSRYSFVGVRSAATLTVRDGEAHWIGTPPVGVPTSGDPLAALKATVETLHTPRDPDAKMPPFTGGMVGYLGYDIVRRLEKIGEHGGDDLHLPELTMLLTSDLAVLDHWDGSVLLIANAINHNDLDTGVDEAYEDALARLDAMEADLAGPTEYAPVALPPSELPEYTALWGGKAYRDAVEDIKERIRAGEAFQVVPSQRFETPCRASALDVYRVLRATNPSPYMYLFRFDGFDVVGSSPEALVKVEDGRALLHPIAGTRPRGATPQRDQALADELLADAKERAEHLMLVDLGRNDLGRVCEPGSVEVVDFMSIERYSHVMHIVSTVTGKVAPGRTAFDVLTACFPAGTLSGAPKPRAMQIIEELEPSRRGLYGGCVGYLDFAGDLDTAIAIRTALLRGDTAYVQAGAGVVADSDPAAEDDECRNKAAAVLRAVNTANRLAP, from the coding sequence ATGGACCTGGACACCTTCCGCAAGCTCGCCGTCGACCGCCGCGTCATCCCCGTGCACCGCCGCCTCCTCGCGGACGGCGACACCCCGGTCGGCCTCTACCGCAAGCTCGCCGCCGAACGGCCCGGCACCTTCCTCCTGGAATCGGCCGAGAACGGGCGCTCCTGGTCCCGGTACTCCTTCGTCGGCGTACGCTCCGCCGCGACCCTCACCGTCCGCGACGGCGAGGCCCACTGGATCGGTACGCCGCCGGTCGGCGTCCCCACTTCGGGTGATCCTCTGGCGGCCCTGAAGGCCACCGTGGAGACCCTGCACACCCCGCGCGACCCGGACGCCAAGATGCCGCCCTTCACCGGCGGCATGGTCGGCTACCTCGGCTACGACATCGTGCGCAGGCTGGAGAAGATCGGCGAGCACGGGGGCGACGACCTCCACCTCCCCGAGCTGACCATGCTGCTCACCTCCGACCTCGCGGTGCTCGACCACTGGGACGGCTCGGTCCTGCTGATCGCCAACGCGATCAACCACAACGACCTCGACACCGGAGTGGACGAGGCGTACGAGGACGCCCTGGCCCGGCTCGACGCCATGGAGGCCGATCTGGCCGGGCCCACCGAGTACGCGCCGGTCGCGCTGCCCCCCTCCGAACTGCCCGAGTACACCGCGCTGTGGGGCGGCAAGGCCTACCGGGACGCCGTCGAGGACATCAAGGAGCGGATCCGGGCCGGCGAGGCCTTCCAGGTGGTGCCCTCGCAGCGCTTCGAAACCCCGTGCCGCGCAAGCGCGTTGGACGTCTACCGGGTGCTGCGGGCCACCAACCCCTCGCCCTACATGTACCTGTTCCGCTTCGACGGGTTCGACGTCGTCGGCTCCAGCCCGGAGGCCCTCGTCAAGGTCGAGGACGGCCGGGCGCTGCTGCACCCCATCGCCGGGACCCGGCCGCGCGGCGCCACCCCGCAGCGCGACCAGGCCCTTGCCGACGAGCTGCTCGCCGACGCCAAGGAGCGCGCCGAACACCTCATGCTCGTCGACCTCGGCCGCAACGACCTGGGCCGGGTCTGCGAACCCGGCTCGGTGGAGGTCGTCGACTTCATGTCGATCGAGCGGTACTCGCATGTGATGCACATCGTCTCCACGGTCACCGGCAAGGTCGCCCCGGGGCGCACCGCGTTCGACGTCCTGACGGCGTGCTTCCCGGCCGGCACGCTCTCCGGCGCCCCCAAGCCCCGCGCGATGCAGATCATCGAGGAGCTGGAGCCCAGCCGCCGGGGGCTCTACGGGGGCTGTGTCGGCTACCTCGACTTCGCCGGGGACCTGGACACCGCGATCGCCATCCGCACCGCACTGCTGCGGGGCGACACCGCCTATGTGCAGGCCGGGGCCGGCGTGGTCGCCGACTCGGACCCGGCCGCGGAGGACGACGAGTGCCGCAACAAGGCGGCCGCCGTCCTGCGCGCGGTCAACACGGCCAACCGGCTCGCGCCCTGA
- a CDS encoding DsbA family protein, producing MSDNNPDAKRAARDRLIQEREQHKAGERRRRQLIVAGAVVGVLALAAVIGVIAANAGGNDNAKGASTAGPVVAPTGADGKDALAIPVGAVDAPSTLAVWEDFRCPACAAFENGMRSTIHELETKGQIRVQYHLATLIDDKTRGGGSLHAANAAGCAQDAGKFPAYHDVLYTNQPDEMDDAYAKNAKLLDLATKVPGLDTPAFRSCVENGTHNSWVVKSNEAFQAGHFNGTPTVQLNGESIFPTKGSEQISPAAFKKWVAQANKGKKAGKASPAS from the coding sequence GTGAGTGACAACAACCCCGATGCGAAAAGGGCCGCGCGCGACCGGCTCATCCAAGAACGCGAACAGCACAAGGCGGGAGAGCGCCGCCGACGGCAGCTGATCGTGGCCGGCGCCGTGGTCGGCGTGCTGGCCCTGGCCGCCGTGATCGGCGTGATCGCCGCCAACGCGGGCGGCAACGACAACGCCAAGGGCGCGAGCACCGCGGGCCCCGTCGTGGCCCCCACCGGGGCCGACGGCAAGGACGCCCTGGCCATCCCGGTCGGCGCCGTCGACGCCCCCTCCACGCTCGCCGTGTGGGAGGACTTCCGTTGCCCGGCCTGCGCCGCGTTCGAGAACGGAATGCGCTCCACCATTCACGAGCTGGAGACCAAGGGCCAGATCCGCGTCCAGTACCACCTGGCCACCCTCATCGACGACAAGACCCGGGGCGGCGGCTCGCTGCACGCGGCCAACGCGGCGGGCTGCGCGCAGGACGCGGGCAAGTTCCCCGCGTACCACGACGTCCTCTACACCAACCAGCCCGACGAGATGGACGACGCGTACGCGAAGAACGCCAAGCTGCTCGATCTGGCCACGAAGGTGCCGGGCCTGGACACGCCCGCCTTCCGCTCCTGCGTCGAGAACGGGACGCACAACAGCTGGGTCGTGAAGTCCAACGAGGCGTTCCAGGCGGGCCATTTCAACGGGACGCCGACCGTGCAGCTCAACGGCGAATCGATCTTCCCCACCAAGGGCAGCGAGCAGATCTCCCCGGCCGCCTTCAAGAAGTGGGTGGCCCAGGCCAACAAGGGCAAGAAGGCCGGCAAGGCGAGCCCGGCCTCCTGA
- a CDS encoding HGxxPAAW family protein, giving the protein MAKSGHGHTPAAWTGVIIAFIGFCVTCVFIVAANPVGFWVGIALLAIAAVVGGVMKMAGLGTPKDTPEIARMREEAATKVRARLEAQAG; this is encoded by the coding sequence ATGGCGAAGAGCGGCCACGGCCACACCCCGGCAGCCTGGACCGGTGTCATCATTGCCTTCATCGGATTCTGCGTGACCTGCGTCTTCATAGTGGCCGCCAACCCGGTGGGCTTCTGGGTGGGCATCGCGCTCCTCGCCATCGCCGCCGTCGTCGGCGGCGTCATGAAGATGGCGGGCCTCGGCACCCCCAAGGACACCCCCGAGATCGCGCGCATGCGCGAGGAGGCCGCCACGAAGGTGCGCGCCCGCCTCGAGGCCCAGGCCGGCTGA
- a CDS encoding DUF2752 domain-containing protein, producing MTAAQPNPAPAQPARAHPVPAPATARPATAARRLLVPLGTLAAVASAFAYVGLVDPNEPGHYPVCPLLRFTGVYCPGCGGLRSAHDFVTGHFAAAVHSNALAVAGYLVFAAVWVLWAVRSARGLPLRIALSDRQWWLVGAAVLIFSVVRNLPFGSVLAP from the coding sequence GTGACCGCAGCCCAGCCGAACCCCGCCCCGGCACAGCCCGCCCGGGCACACCCCGTGCCGGCGCCCGCCACCGCCCGGCCCGCCACCGCGGCCCGCCGCCTCCTGGTGCCGCTGGGCACGCTCGCCGCGGTGGCCTCGGCCTTCGCGTACGTGGGCCTGGTGGACCCCAATGAGCCGGGCCACTACCCGGTCTGCCCGCTGCTGCGGTTCACCGGCGTCTACTGTCCGGGCTGCGGCGGGCTGCGCAGCGCCCACGACTTCGTCACCGGGCACTTCGCGGCCGCCGTCCACTCCAACGCGCTGGCCGTCGCCGGCTATCTGGTCTTCGCCGCGGTCTGGGTCCTGTGGGCCGTGCGCTCGGCCCGCGGTCTGCCCCTGAGGATCGCGCTCAGCGACCGCCAATGGTGGCTCGTCGGAGCGGCCGTACTGATCTTCTCGGTGGTCCGGAACCTGCCGTTCGGCTCCGTGCTCGCGCCATGA
- a CDS encoding VIT1/CCC1 transporter family protein → MSIIDTDATLHEAHRDNHTHRDVNGGWLRPAVFGAMDGLVSNLALMTGVAGGEVSHRTIVITGLAGLAAGAFSMAAGEYTSVASQRELVEAELAVERRELRKHPADEERELAELYMSRGVEPELAREVARQLSRDPEQALEIHAREELGIDPSDLPSPTVAAVSSFASFALGALLPLLPYLLGASALWPAVLLALVGLFGCGAVVAKVTARSWWFSGVRQLALGGAAAALTFGIGTFFGTAIG, encoded by the coding sequence GTGTCCATCATCGATACCGACGCCACGCTGCACGAGGCGCACCGCGACAACCACACCCACCGCGATGTCAACGGTGGTTGGCTGCGCCCGGCCGTGTTCGGCGCGATGGACGGCCTGGTCTCCAACCTCGCCCTGATGACGGGTGTCGCCGGTGGCGAGGTCTCGCACCGCACGATCGTCATCACCGGCCTCGCAGGCCTCGCGGCCGGCGCCTTCTCGATGGCGGCCGGCGAGTACACCTCGGTCGCCTCGCAGCGCGAGCTCGTCGAGGCCGAACTCGCCGTCGAGCGGCGGGAGTTGCGCAAGCACCCGGCCGACGAGGAGCGCGAGCTCGCCGAGTTGTACATGTCGCGCGGCGTCGAGCCGGAGCTGGCCCGCGAGGTCGCCCGGCAGCTGTCGCGCGACCCCGAGCAGGCGCTGGAGATCCACGCCCGCGAGGAGCTCGGCATCGACCCCTCCGACCTGCCCTCGCCCACGGTGGCCGCGGTCTCCTCCTTCGCCTCCTTCGCGCTGGGCGCGCTGCTGCCCCTGCTGCCGTACCTGCTCGGCGCGTCCGCGCTGTGGCCGGCGGTGCTGCTCGCGCTCGTGGGTCTCTTCGGGTGCGGCGCGGTGGTGGCCAAGGTGACGGCCCGCTCGTGGTGGTTCAGCGGCGTGCGCCAGTTGGCCCTCGGCGGTGCGGCGGCCGCCCTCACCTTCGGGATCGGCACCTTCTTCGGGACCGCCATCGGCTGA
- the trpM gene encoding tryptophan biosynthesis modulator TrpM, whose product MSIAVRLAPGCRPRGCRAPARRVHGRRVRYVIGSEPGQVNGMRWRGGPGAACVSAP is encoded by the coding sequence ATGTCCATTGCCGTCCGCCTCGCACCCGGCTGCCGCCCCCGCGGCTGCCGCGCTCCGGCGCGCCGGGTGCACGGACGGCGCGTGCGGTATGTGATCGGCTCGGAGCCGGGCCAGGTCAACGGCATGCGATGGCGCGGCGGCCCCGGTGCCGCCTGTGTGAGCGCCCCTTAG
- a CDS encoding TIGR02234 family membrane protein — translation MEYVSAASVPQPRAEAAAPSARGGGRRSLAAALLAGAVGAAVVLMASGQTWAHGDAAVGGGALPLKASGGDITGVPSALAIVGLAALVAVFAVRGAGRLVVAGLLTLSGAGAAATAWLGVGDSAALDEKAAKASGDAAATVGALTHTGWPYVAVAGGVLLLLAGLLALRFGAAWPAMGGRYERDGTPRPRKARTTPDPERPEELWKALDRGEDPTRES, via the coding sequence GTGGAGTACGTGAGTGCCGCATCCGTACCCCAGCCCCGTGCCGAAGCCGCAGCGCCGTCCGCCCGCGGCGGCGGGCGCCGCAGCCTGGCCGCCGCACTGCTCGCCGGCGCCGTCGGCGCCGCCGTCGTCCTCATGGCCTCCGGGCAGACCTGGGCGCACGGCGACGCGGCCGTCGGCGGCGGCGCGCTCCCGTTGAAGGCCTCCGGCGGCGACATCACCGGGGTGCCCTCCGCGCTCGCGATCGTCGGACTCGCCGCCCTCGTCGCGGTCTTCGCCGTGCGCGGCGCGGGCCGCCTCGTGGTCGCCGGGCTGCTCACGCTCAGCGGCGCCGGAGCCGCCGCGACCGCCTGGCTCGGCGTCGGCGACAGCGCGGCCCTGGACGAGAAGGCCGCCAAGGCCAGCGGCGACGCGGCCGCCACCGTCGGCGCGCTCACCCACACCGGCTGGCCCTACGTCGCCGTCGCGGGCGGCGTCCTGCTGCTGCTCGCCGGGCTCCTCGCGCTCCGCTTCGGCGCGGCCTGGCCCGCGATGGGCGGCCGCTACGAGCGCGACGGCACCCCCCGCCCGCGCAAGGCGCGCACCACGCCCGACCCCGAGCGCCCCGAGGAACTCTGGAAGGCGCTCGACCGCGGCGAGGATCCGACGCGCGAGAGCTGA
- the trpC gene encoding indole-3-glycerol phosphate synthase TrpC: MSVLDEIIEGVRADLGERQARVSLDELKERAEKAPPARDGVAALRGDSVKVICEVKRSSPSKGALAAIADPAALAADYAAGGASVISVLTEQRRFGGSLADLEAVRAKVDTPILRKDFIVTAYQLWEARAYGADLVLLIVAALDQPALVSLIERAESIGLTPLVEVHDEDEVKRAVDAGAKIIGVNARNLKDLKVDRTTFDRVAPEIPDHIVKIAESGVRGPHDLIAYANAGADAVLVGESLVTGKDPRVAVADLVAAGAHPALRHGRS; encoded by the coding sequence GTGAGTGTGCTCGACGAGATCATCGAAGGCGTCCGCGCCGACCTCGGGGAGCGGCAGGCGCGTGTCAGCCTCGACGAGCTGAAGGAGCGCGCCGAGAAGGCGCCCCCGGCCCGTGACGGCGTCGCGGCCCTGCGCGGTGACAGCGTGAAGGTCATCTGCGAGGTCAAGCGCTCCAGCCCCTCCAAGGGTGCGCTCGCCGCCATCGCGGACCCAGCCGCGCTCGCCGCCGACTACGCGGCGGGCGGCGCGTCCGTCATCTCCGTGCTGACCGAGCAGCGCCGCTTCGGCGGCTCGCTCGCCGACCTGGAGGCCGTGCGCGCCAAGGTCGACACCCCGATCCTGCGCAAGGACTTCATCGTCACGGCCTACCAGCTGTGGGAGGCCCGTGCGTACGGCGCCGACCTGGTGCTGCTGATCGTGGCCGCCCTGGACCAGCCGGCCCTGGTGTCGCTGATCGAGCGCGCCGAGTCGATCGGGCTCACCCCGCTGGTCGAGGTGCACGACGAGGACGAGGTCAAGCGTGCCGTGGACGCCGGCGCCAAGATCATCGGCGTCAACGCGCGCAATCTGAAGGACCTCAAGGTCGACCGCACCACCTTCGACCGGGTCGCCCCGGAGATCCCGGACCACATCGTCAAGATCGCCGAGTCCGGCGTCCGCGGCCCGCACGACCTCATCGCGTATGCCAACGCCGGCGCCGACGCGGTGCTGGTCGGCGAGTCCCTGGTCACCGGCAAGGACCCCCGCGTCGCCGTCGCCGACCTGGTCGCCGCCGGCGCCCACCCGGCCCTGCGCCACGGCCGGAGCTGA
- the trpA gene encoding tryptophan synthase subunit alpha, giving the protein MSGNLTLLDDTLARAKAEDRAALIAYLPAGFPTVDGGIEAVKAVFEGGADIVEVGLPHSDPVLDGPVIQTADDIALKGGVRIADVLRTVREAHAATGKPVLVMTYWNPVDRYGVERFTAELAEAGGAGCILPDLPVQEAGVWREHAEKHGLGTVFVVAPSSRDERLATITAAGSGFVYAASLMGVTGTRESVGASAENLVGRTRATTDLPVCVGLGVSNAVQAKEVAAFADGVIVGSAFVKLMLDAPDHTAGLTAVRELAAELAEGVRRTS; this is encoded by the coding sequence GTGAGCGGGAACCTGACCCTGCTGGACGACACCCTCGCCCGAGCCAAGGCCGAGGACCGCGCAGCCCTCATCGCCTATCTGCCCGCCGGGTTCCCGACCGTCGACGGCGGCATCGAAGCGGTCAAGGCCGTCTTCGAGGGCGGCGCCGACATCGTCGAGGTGGGTCTGCCGCACAGCGACCCGGTCCTGGACGGCCCGGTCATCCAGACCGCCGACGACATCGCCCTCAAGGGCGGCGTGCGGATCGCCGACGTGCTGCGCACGGTCCGCGAGGCCCACGCGGCCACCGGCAAGCCGGTCCTGGTCATGACGTACTGGAACCCCGTCGACCGCTACGGGGTGGAGCGCTTCACCGCCGAGCTCGCCGAGGCCGGCGGCGCCGGCTGCATCCTGCCCGACCTGCCGGTCCAGGAGGCCGGAGTGTGGCGCGAACACGCCGAGAAGCACGGTCTGGGCACGGTCTTCGTGGTCGCGCCCAGCAGCCGGGACGAGCGCCTCGCCACGATCACGGCGGCAGGCTCCGGCTTCGTCTACGCGGCTTCCCTGATGGGCGTCACGGGCACCCGGGAGTCGGTCGGCGCCTCGGCCGAGAACCTGGTGGGCCGCACCCGCGCCACCACCGACCTCCCGGTCTGTGTGGGCCTGGGCGTCTCCAACGCGGTCCAGGCCAAGGAGGTCGCCGCCTTCGCCGACGGCGTCATCGTCGGCTCGGCGTTCGTCAAGCTCATGCTGGACGCCCCCGACCACACGGCGGGCCTCACCGCCGTACGGGAACTGGCGGCCGAGCTCGCCGAGGGCGTTCGCAGGACGTCGTAG
- the lgt gene encoding prolipoprotein diacylglyceryl transferase, whose product MELAFIPSPSTGVIHLGPIPLRGYAFCIIIGVFVAVWYGNKRWVARGGRPGTVADIAVWAVPFGLVGGRLYHVITDYQLYFGEGEDWVGAFKIWEGGLGIWGAVALGAVGAWIGCRRRGIPLPAWADVLAPGLAFAQAIGRWGNWFNQELYGRPTDVPWALKISEGPNRIAGTYHPTFLYESLWCVGVGFLVIWADRRFKLGHGRAFALYVAAYCVGRFWIEAMRVDEAHHILGVRLNDWTAGLLFLLAVAYIVISTKLRPGREEIIEPGAQDDEKPVSLDKDAPSSSPDEPKADSLVANPDPKEA is encoded by the coding sequence ATGGAACTTGCCTTCATCCCCAGCCCGTCGACCGGTGTGATCCACCTCGGACCGATCCCGCTGCGCGGCTACGCCTTCTGCATCATCATCGGTGTCTTCGTCGCCGTCTGGTACGGCAACAAGCGGTGGGTCGCCCGCGGCGGCCGCCCCGGCACCGTCGCCGACATCGCCGTGTGGGCGGTGCCCTTCGGGCTCGTCGGCGGCCGGCTCTACCACGTCATCACCGACTACCAGCTGTACTTCGGCGAGGGTGAGGACTGGGTCGGCGCCTTCAAGATCTGGGAGGGCGGCCTCGGCATCTGGGGCGCCGTCGCGCTCGGCGCGGTCGGCGCCTGGATCGGCTGCCGCCGCCGCGGCATCCCGCTGCCCGCCTGGGCCGACGTGCTGGCCCCCGGCCTCGCCTTCGCCCAGGCCATCGGGCGCTGGGGCAACTGGTTCAACCAGGAGCTGTACGGCCGGCCCACCGACGTGCCCTGGGCGCTGAAGATCAGCGAGGGCCCGAACCGGATCGCGGGCACCTACCACCCGACGTTCCTGTACGAGTCGCTGTGGTGCGTGGGCGTCGGCTTCCTGGTCATCTGGGCCGACCGCCGCTTCAAGCTCGGCCACGGCCGCGCCTTCGCGCTGTACGTCGCGGCGTACTGCGTGGGCCGGTTCTGGATCGAAGCCATGCGCGTGGACGAGGCCCACCACATTCTCGGCGTGCGCCTGAACGACTGGACGGCGGGCCTCCTGTTCCTGCTGGCCGTGGCCTACATCGTGATCTCCACGAAGCTGCGGCCGGGCCGGGAGGAGATCATCGAGCCCGGCGCCCAGGACGACGAGAAGCCGGTGTCCCTGGACAAGGACGCCCCTTCGAGCTCCCCGGACGAGCCGAAGGCGGACTCGCTGGTCGCGAACCCGGACCCCAAGGAGGCCTGA